From Candidatus Micrarchaeia archaeon:
AAACCTGCTGAGGTCGGCTTATGGGCATCTTCTAAAAGGCGAAAAGGGCGCTGCTATCCTGGACATGGAAAAGGCTTGCGAAGCGTTTGAGTGCAACAAGCCCTGGTGGATTGCCGCACAGCTGGAGAAGACCGGGGACGCTTATCTGGATGAAGCTGTGGGGAAAATAAAGTTCGGATGCTACAAGCTGATGGAGAAGAAAGACGTGTGGAGGAGCGCTGAGGCTTTCAGGAAAGCCGCTGAAGCCATCAACGGATAAAACAGCTGTGCGGAAAATCAGGGACGAGGGAGTCTAATGAGTACGAGCCTCTTCTCAGAAATTATCTGGTAATTGGACGCGGGACTTTGTGGTTTTACAGGTTTTTTGAATGATTTTCCATCCCATTCGCCTATTTCTGAAAGCATTCTGGTGATTTTCCTCTTAAGTTTCTCACCCGGATTTGCATTCAGGGCATTCCTAAGCGCGCAGGATTCCTCCATGGGCAGGTGCATTTTTTCGAAACAGCGGGCGCACCAATAATCCAAAGTTTCGATTTTGATGGTCGTTCTTGTGCATGACTGCGCACGCGTGAAGCTCTTGAGCGCGCCGTTGTAATCTGATGTAAAATACAGGGCGAGGCCGAGCTTGAAATGGAGGTTCCCGTAATCGTAGTTTATGCATAATGCCTTTTTGTAATTCGGCACGGCCTTGGCAAATTCCCTTTTTTTGAAATGGCACTCCGCAATGAGTCTGAATGGTTCCGAATTATAGGGTCTTATTTCGGCAGCGCGGGAAAAGGAAATTATTGCCTCATCGTATTTTTTGAGCTTGAACAGGCATATTCCCTTGTTGTGGTGGGCAAAAAAATGGGTTGGCTTGATCCCGATGACAG
This genomic window contains:
- a CDS encoding tetratricopeptide repeat protein, with amino-acid sequence MDTNPQKDEARAAFSTGCEYHERGMLSEAIVEFNAVIGIKPTHFFAHHNKGICLFKLKKYDEAIISFSRAAEIRPYNSEPFRLIAECHFKKREFAKAVPNYKKALCINYDYGNLHFKLGLALYFTSDYNGALKSFTRAQSCTRTTIKIETLDYWCARCFEKMHLPMEESCALRNALNANPGEKLKRKITRMLSEIGEWDGKSFKKPVKPQSPASNYQIISEKRLVLIRLPRP